The following proteins are encoded in a genomic region of Tenacibaculum sp. 190524A05c:
- a CDS encoding RtcB family protein encodes MGKKLKGKDLINLGFPKNNSINIALGQINRYRKKEKKDRILEEAKDVLLHPEKYQGNAIWGKVAEGLTKPVEVRMHQLRNTRAPFSIYGENEIDDQAKYQLYDALKLPIAVQGALMPDAHSGYGLPIGGVLATENAVIPYGVGLDIGCRMALSIFPMKASYLKGKQHQMENILKDHTKFGMYETHDKKQDHEIFERKEFQDIPLVKRLKTKAYNQLGTSGGGNHFVEFGIVNIVDENNEFNVPVGEYVGLLTHSGSRGLGANIAKHYTYLATKQCPLPKNVQHLAWLDLNTHDGQEYWLAMNLAGDYAKACHDNIHKRITKLLGVKPLTMIENHHNFAWKEQVDGIERIVHRKGATPAGKGVLGIIPGSMTAPGYIVRGKGNSDSLQSASHGAGRKHSRRKCKEKFTKSDIKHQLKMNDVSLIGGGIDEAPMAYKNIKKVMGNQQELVDVVGTFTPKIVRMDK; translated from the coding sequence ATGGGAAAAAAATTAAAAGGAAAAGACCTAATCAATTTAGGATTTCCAAAGAATAATAGCATAAACATCGCCTTAGGGCAAATTAACCGATATAGAAAAAAGGAAAAGAAAGATCGCATTTTAGAAGAAGCAAAAGACGTTTTGCTTCATCCAGAAAAATATCAAGGAAATGCGATTTGGGGGAAAGTTGCAGAAGGTTTAACAAAACCAGTAGAAGTGAGAATGCATCAATTACGTAATACAAGAGCACCATTTTCAATTTATGGGGAAAACGAAATTGACGATCAAGCGAAATATCAATTGTACGATGCATTAAAATTACCAATAGCAGTGCAAGGCGCATTAATGCCAGATGCACATTCGGGTTACGGTTTGCCCATAGGAGGTGTTTTAGCTACAGAGAATGCTGTAATTCCTTACGGCGTAGGATTAGACATTGGTTGTAGAATGGCATTAAGTATTTTTCCAATGAAAGCTTCATATTTAAAAGGGAAGCAGCATCAAATGGAAAATATTTTAAAAGATCACACCAAGTTTGGAATGTATGAAACGCATGATAAAAAACAAGATCATGAAATTTTTGAACGAAAAGAGTTTCAAGACATTCCTTTGGTTAAGAGATTAAAAACAAAAGCCTATAACCAATTAGGAACTTCTGGAGGTGGAAATCACTTTGTAGAGTTTGGAATTGTAAACATTGTAGATGAGAATAATGAATTCAATGTTCCAGTTGGTGAATATGTAGGATTGCTAACACATAGCGGATCAAGAGGATTAGGAGCTAACATAGCAAAACATTATACCTATTTAGCAACTAAACAATGTCCGTTACCAAAAAATGTGCAGCATTTAGCGTGGTTAGATTTAAATACGCACGACGGACAAGAGTATTGGTTGGCTATGAATTTAGCGGGAGATTATGCAAAAGCATGTCATGATAATATTCATAAACGAATTACCAAGTTATTAGGTGTAAAACCATTGACTATGATCGAAAACCATCACAATTTTGCTTGGAAAGAACAAGTAGATGGAATAGAAAGAATTGTTCATAGAAAAGGAGCAACACCAGCAGGAAAAGGAGTTTTAGGAATTATTCCTGGATCTATGACAGCACCAGGCTACATTGTTCGTGGTAAAGGTAATTCAGATAGTTTACAATCAGCATCTCACGGAGCAGGAAGGAAACATTCTCGAAGAAAGTGTAAAGAGAAATTTACAAAAAGTGATATTAAACATCAATTAAAAATGAATGATGTTAGTTTAATCGGTGGAGGAATTGATGAAGCACCAATGGCGTATAAAAACATTAAAAAAGTGATGGGAAACCAGCAAGAATTAGTTGATGTCGTTGGAACATTTACACCGAAAATCGTGAGAATGGATAAGTAG
- the prfH gene encoding peptide chain release factor H, translated as METKTIQFTAGRGPAECTWVVAKVLKTFIKNSSNAGISYTILHQEKGVENGTVQSVSLQLKGQNLTLFLKDWLGTIQWIGKSTFRKYHKRKNWFIGCFELKELKTLEVFERDIEFQAIRSSGPGGQHVNKVSSAVRAKHIPTGVQVLVSESRSQHQNKKLAINRLKEQLANYNIQQLQKNIQDEWENHLNLERGNPVQIFTGTDFKIQKKKKNYKSKRGQLKSDLRKELN; from the coding sequence ATGGAAACAAAAACAATTCAGTTTACAGCAGGGCGTGGTCCGGCAGAATGTACTTGGGTAGTTGCAAAAGTTTTAAAAACGTTCATTAAAAATAGTTCCAATGCGGGAATATCATACACTATTCTGCATCAAGAAAAAGGAGTTGAGAATGGAACAGTTCAGTCTGTTTCATTACAACTTAAAGGTCAAAACCTAACACTCTTTTTAAAAGATTGGTTAGGAACAATTCAGTGGATTGGAAAATCAACTTTTAGAAAATACCATAAACGTAAAAATTGGTTTATCGGTTGTTTTGAATTAAAAGAGTTGAAGACTTTAGAAGTTTTTGAGAGAGATATAGAGTTTCAGGCAATTCGTAGTTCTGGACCTGGTGGTCAACATGTAAATAAAGTGAGTTCTGCAGTTCGAGCAAAACACATTCCAACAGGAGTACAAGTGCTAGTTTCAGAAAGTAGATCGCAACATCAAAATAAAAAGTTAGCGATTAATCGATTAAAAGAACAGTTGGCAAACTATAATATTCAGCAATTACAAAAGAATATTCAAGACGAATGGGAAAATCATTTGAATTTAGAAAGAGGTAATCCAGTTCAAATATTTACTGGTACAGATTTTAAAATTCAGAAGAAAAAGAAAAATTATAAATCAAAACGCGGTCAATTAAAAAGTGATTTGCGAAAAGAATTAAACTAA
- a CDS encoding slipin family protein, producing MKRVRINAGKVGLVFKGGDYQKVITQGKHWLFLNQNVVMYDLTQEFRTSVALEILLKDEVLANMLELVEVDDNELVLVYENNNFKTTLQAGRYVYWKGLVDRNFKRVDLSKINITENIEKSLFRNYELSKYIRVFEVAAYEKAVLLVNDVYTKTLTGGTYRFWRNDTTIKIAKADTRQLQMEIAGQELLTKDKANIRINFFTQYKVTNIEKALLENKDFEKQLYILMQLALRTYVGTYSLDELLEKKENIATAVFDQVSKEAGQLGVKIINCGIRDVILTGDMKEIMNQVLVAQKRAQANIITRREETASTRSLLNTAKLMEDNEMLFKLKEMEYVEKIADKIGEITVSGNGNMVKQLKDIFTVNK from the coding sequence ATGAAAAGAGTAAGAATTAATGCAGGAAAAGTAGGATTGGTTTTCAAAGGCGGAGACTATCAAAAAGTAATTACACAAGGAAAGCATTGGTTGTTTTTAAACCAAAATGTAGTTATGTACGATTTAACTCAAGAATTTAGAACGTCAGTAGCGTTAGAAATTTTATTAAAAGATGAGGTTTTAGCTAATATGTTAGAACTTGTTGAAGTTGATGATAATGAGTTAGTATTGGTTTATGAAAACAATAACTTCAAAACTACATTACAAGCTGGACGATATGTGTATTGGAAAGGTTTGGTTGATAGAAATTTCAAAAGAGTTGATTTAAGTAAAATTAACATCACAGAAAATATTGAGAAATCATTATTTAGAAATTACGAATTGTCAAAATATATCAGAGTATTTGAAGTAGCAGCTTATGAAAAAGCAGTATTGTTAGTAAATGATGTGTATACAAAAACCTTAACAGGTGGAACTTACAGATTCTGGAGAAACGATACTACTATTAAAATTGCAAAGGCTGATACAAGACAGTTACAAATGGAAATTGCAGGTCAAGAGTTATTGACAAAAGACAAAGCAAATATTAGAATTAACTTTTTTACTCAGTATAAAGTTACAAATATTGAAAAAGCACTTTTAGAAAATAAAGACTTCGAAAAGCAATTGTACATATTGATGCAATTAGCATTAAGAACTTATGTTGGTACTTATAGTTTAGACGAGTTATTAGAGAAAAAGGAAAACATTGCAACTGCTGTTTTTGATCAAGTTTCTAAAGAAGCTGGTCAATTAGGTGTTAAAATAATTAACTGCGGAATTAGAGATGTGATTTTAACTGGAGACATGAAAGAAATCATGAATCAAGTATTAGTTGCACAAAAAAGAGCACAAGCTAATATTATTACCAGAAGAGAAGAAACTGCTTCAACAAGAAGCTTGTTAAATACAGCTAAATTAATGGAAGACAATGAAATGTTGTTCAAGTTAAAAGAAATGGAGTATGTTGAGAAAATTGCTGATAAAATTGGAGAAATTACAGTTTCTGGAAACGGTAATATGGTGAAACAGTTGAAGGACATATTCACGGTAAATAAATAG
- a CDS encoding 3'-5' exonuclease produces MNKNKIIVIDIEATCWDGKIPSGQVSEIIEFGICILDTKTGEISKNKGILVQPERSEVSSFCTQLTTITQEQLDKNGVSFKEACDIIRKEYNPKEYVWASYGFYDLKMIKNQCKIRNVEYPLSHEHINVKEYFSEVKGLPRKVGMKGALQVLNINLEGTHHRGVDDAKNIAKILNWTLKNDRLANI; encoded by the coding sequence ATGAATAAGAATAAAATTATAGTAATAGATATAGAAGCTACTTGTTGGGATGGAAAAATTCCATCCGGACAGGTAAGCGAAATTATAGAATTTGGCATCTGTATTTTAGATACCAAAACAGGAGAAATTTCCAAGAATAAGGGAATTTTAGTACAACCTGAACGATCGGAAGTAAGTTCGTTTTGTACACAGCTTACTACCATAACACAAGAACAATTAGATAAAAACGGAGTTTCATTTAAAGAAGCTTGTGATATAATTAGAAAAGAATACAATCCTAAAGAATATGTTTGGGCGAGTTACGGTTTCTATGATTTAAAAATGATTAAAAATCAATGTAAAATTAGAAATGTTGAATATCCGCTTTCGCACGAGCATATCAATGTAAAAGAATATTTTTCAGAAGTAAAAGGTTTACCTAGAAAAGTAGGAATGAAAGGAGCATTACAAGTTCTTAATATAAATCTTGAAGGAACGCACCATCGAGGTGTAGACGATGCGAAAAATATTGCCAAAATTCTTAATTGGACTTTGAAAAATGATAGACTTGCTAATATTTAA
- a CDS encoding phosphatase PAP2 family protein — MTKRIRFILLFFGIFILVNQNSFAQQELTSSEKFHKTSGDVLVGLLPALSLTSTFIWKDGQKGTWQFSKSLVSTIAITWGLKLLIDKERPNGESLNSFPSGHTSVSFASAAFIQKRYGWKYGVPAYVLAGYVGFSRIEANKHDEWDVLAGAIIGTGMSYLFTKPFDKENNINISSGFMDDTPTLKVTYTF, encoded by the coding sequence ATGACAAAAAGAATACGTTTTATATTACTCTTCTTCGGAATATTCATTTTAGTAAATCAAAATTCTTTTGCTCAGCAAGAACTAACCTCTTCTGAGAAATTTCATAAAACCTCTGGAGATGTTTTGGTTGGATTACTTCCTGCCTTGTCATTAACCTCAACTTTTATATGGAAAGATGGTCAAAAAGGAACTTGGCAGTTTTCAAAGTCGTTAGTAAGTACAATTGCTATAACTTGGGGATTGAAACTATTGATAGATAAAGAACGTCCTAACGGAGAAAGTTTAAATAGCTTTCCATCAGGACATACATCAGTTTCTTTTGCTAGTGCTGCTTTTATTCAAAAAAGATATGGCTGGAAATATGGTGTTCCTGCATATGTACTTGCAGGATATGTTGGATTCTCTAGAATTGAAGCCAACAAACATGATGAGTGGGATGTCTTAGCCGGAGCAATTATTGGAACAGGAATGAGTTACTTGTTCACAAAACCTTTTGACAAAGAAAATAATATTAATATTTCTTCTGGTTTTATGGATGACACACCTACATTGAAAGTTACTTATACTTTTTAA
- a CDS encoding ribonuclease H-like YkuK family protein — protein sequence MKIVNQNWRNFSGKIFQEPITEIVEKAIVRELSEGYKLKVCVGSDSQAYKSHIEYATAVVVLREGKGGFMFMKNLKGTKQIGIKERMLKEVTMSVEVAYAICNILDKHNVSLEVHADINTDAKFQSNVALKDAMGYILGMGFEFKAKPHAFASSSCADKVV from the coding sequence ATGAAAATTGTTAATCAGAATTGGAGAAATTTTAGTGGTAAAATTTTTCAAGAACCAATTACAGAAATTGTAGAAAAAGCAATTGTAAGAGAATTAAGTGAAGGATATAAACTTAAAGTATGTGTGGGATCAGATTCACAAGCTTATAAATCTCACATTGAATATGCAACGGCAGTTGTTGTATTGAGAGAAGGAAAAGGAGGTTTTATGTTTATGAAAAATTTAAAAGGGACTAAGCAAATTGGTATTAAAGAACGTATGCTAAAGGAAGTAACAATGTCGGTAGAAGTTGCATATGCAATTTGCAATATTCTAGATAAACATAATGTGAGTTTGGAAGTGCACGCAGACATTAATACAGATGCCAAGTTTCAATCAAATGTTGCTTTAAAAGATGCTATGGGATATATTTTAGGGATGGGATTTGAATTTAAAGCTAAGCCTCATGCTTTTGCGAGTTCATCATGTGCTGATAAAGTAGTATAA
- a CDS encoding carboxymuconolactone decarboxylase family protein, producing MSTLKIHTIETAPEKSKPLLEGSLKAYGMVPGLHGVLASSPETFEAYQKLHELFSNSSFTAEELTVVWQAINVEHECHYCVPAHTAIANMMKVDTTISDALRNETKLPTEKLEVLRDTALSIVRTRGNISDEELQRFYNVGYGQQQVLEIILGLAQKTISNYTNHIAQTPIDAPFKPFAWSKATV from the coding sequence ATGAGTACTTTAAAAATTCACACAATTGAAACAGCTCCAGAAAAGAGCAAACCATTATTAGAAGGATCACTAAAAGCATATGGAATGGTTCCTGGCTTACATGGTGTATTAGCTTCATCTCCAGAAACATTTGAAGCATATCAAAAATTACATGAGCTATTCTCTAATTCTTCTTTTACTGCTGAAGAACTAACTGTTGTTTGGCAAGCTATTAATGTTGAGCACGAATGTCATTATTGTGTTCCTGCACATACGGCTATTGCCAATATGATGAAGGTAGATACTACAATTAGTGATGCTTTACGAAATGAAACAAAGTTACCTACAGAAAAGTTAGAAGTTCTAAGAGATACAGCATTAAGTATTGTTAGAACTAGAGGTAATATTTCAGATGAAGAATTACAACGTTTTTATAACGTCGGTTATGGACAACAACAAGTTCTAGAAATTATATTAGGATTAGCACAAAAAACTATTAGTAACTACACTAATCACATTGCACAAACACCTATTGATGCACCATTTAAACCTTTTGCTTGGAGCAAAGCAACTGTATAA
- a CDS encoding TetR/AcrR family transcriptional regulator produces the protein MSRKKQYIEAEVLDKAMRLFWRNGYENTSMQMLEKEMGINKFSIYSSFGSKHGVFLKSLESYNQKTRSMFNKLKQGEGGIEDIKTFFYDSVDVCYVDGNHKGCLITNTYNEFSNKNDESINDLIHNFMKNLKQIFIDKLQDSSKDDETVRKQANFLLLAKHGLAAATRVNNRNEIKDYIEMTFRNL, from the coding sequence ATGTCTAGAAAAAAACAATACATAGAAGCTGAAGTTTTGGATAAAGCCATGAGATTATTCTGGAGAAATGGTTACGAAAATACTTCAATGCAAATGCTGGAGAAAGAGATGGGTATTAATAAGTTTTCTATCTATTCAAGTTTTGGAAGTAAGCATGGTGTTTTTTTAAAAAGTTTAGAAAGCTATAATCAAAAAACTAGAAGTATGTTTAATAAGCTAAAACAAGGTGAAGGTGGTATTGAAGATATTAAAACATTTTTCTACGACTCTGTAGATGTTTGCTATGTTGATGGGAATCATAAAGGATGTTTAATAACCAATACATATAATGAGTTTTCCAATAAAAATGACGAGAGCATCAATGATTTGATTCATAATTTCATGAAAAATCTAAAACAAATTTTTATTGATAAACTTCAAGATTCATCCAAGGATGACGAAACCGTTCGTAAGCAAGCTAACTTCTTACTTTTAGCAAAACATGGATTGGCCGCAGCGACAAGAGTAAATAACAGAAATGAAATTAAAGATTATATTGAAATGACTTTTAGAAATCTATAG
- a CDS encoding cytochrome d ubiquinol oxidase subunit II produces the protein MISVVLFFLFFSLLLYVLLGGADFGAGILELFSSEDNQKITKKTIYRVMGPVWEANHIWVIILIVILWIAFPLYYKVMVTSLHIPITLMLLGITLRGVAFVFRHYDAYVDESQRVYNWLFHVSSLITPIFLGMIFGGMVSGKIVLITKDVPLDFVEAYIHPWLNIFSFLVGLFFASLCTFLSAVLLIGEADEEGYPVYVRKAKIATIVVVVLGFITIAYGYVNNVEFVHGITSHSVSIGLILVSAAFLYPLWYTVKKGIRIASRIFAGIQVLLIMTVALYPHYPSLLITKSGTLNLLEKVAPESVINVLGISLLVGGLLIVPGLFHLLKSFKMIKILEKQTH, from the coding sequence ATGATTTCAGTAGTTTTATTTTTTCTGTTTTTCTCTTTACTGTTATATGTGTTGTTGGGTGGAGCTGATTTCGGTGCTGGTATTCTAGAATTATTTTCTTCAGAAGACAATCAAAAAATTACTAAAAAGACGATTTATCGCGTTATGGGTCCTGTTTGGGAAGCAAATCATATTTGGGTTATTATTTTAATAGTAATTCTTTGGATTGCCTTTCCGCTATATTATAAAGTAATGGTAACTTCATTACATATTCCAATTACCTTAATGTTATTAGGAATTACTTTACGCGGTGTTGCTTTTGTGTTTCGACATTATGATGCCTACGTTGATGAATCTCAACGTGTATACAATTGGTTATTTCATGTTTCTAGTTTAATTACACCTATATTCTTAGGAATGATTTTCGGAGGAATGGTAAGTGGTAAAATTGTTTTAATTACTAAAGACGTACCTCTTGATTTTGTAGAAGCTTATATTCATCCATGGTTAAATATATTCTCTTTTTTAGTGGGCTTATTCTTTGCAAGCCTATGTACTTTTCTTTCTGCTGTTTTACTTATTGGTGAAGCAGATGAAGAAGGATATCCTGTTTATGTAAGGAAAGCTAAAATTGCGACTATTGTTGTTGTCGTTTTAGGATTCATTACGATTGCCTATGGTTATGTTAATAACGTAGAGTTTGTTCATGGAATAACTAGCCATAGTGTTAGTATTGGATTAATTTTAGTTTCTGCAGCATTTTTATATCCTTTATGGTATACTGTCAAAAAAGGAATTCGAATTGCCAGTAGAATTTTTGCAGGGATTCAAGTGCTATTAATTATGACAGTAGCTTTATATCCGCATTATCCTAGTTTATTAATCACTAAAAGTGGTACTTTAAATTTATTAGAAAAAGTTGCACCAGAATCAGTTATTAATGTTTTAGGAATCTCTTTATTGGTAGGTGGTTTATTAATTGTTCCAGGACTATTTCACTTATTAAAATCTTTTAAAATGATAAAGATTTTAGAGAAACAAACCCATTAA
- a CDS encoding cytochrome ubiquinol oxidase subunit I, with product MENLDAARLQMAFTLIFHIVFACIGMVMPFFMVVSHKKWLNTGNPVYLKLTKAWQKGVAIFFVTGAVSGTALSFELGLLWPEFMEHAGPIIGMPFSLEGAAFFVEAIALGFYLYGWNKIPPKFHWFTGIIVGIAGVASGILVVSANGWMNAPSGFDYVDGKFLNIDPVKALLNPAWFTQALHMVLAAFTATGFAVAGIHAFQILRNKQKELHQKAFKIAITFGAIAAILQPISGDISAKDVAQRQPVKLAAMEAHYETSKGVPLYIGGIVDQEKKEVKYKIEIPNALSFLAFGDFNAEVKGLNDFPEDEIPNVAIVHYAFQIMVGIGGLLMLAGIFFFFSNWKKKHWFDKKFFWKVFAFLAPAGFIALEAGWIVTEVGRQPWIIHKIMRTKDAVTPMPGIVYSFYLYVVLYTILTITVTWLLRRQIKSLNSTPISSL from the coding sequence ATGGAAAATTTAGATGCTGCAAGACTTCAAATGGCATTCACGCTAATTTTTCATATTGTATTTGCTTGTATTGGAATGGTGATGCCTTTTTTTATGGTTGTGTCTCATAAAAAGTGGCTCAATACAGGTAATCCAGTATATCTAAAACTTACCAAAGCTTGGCAAAAAGGTGTTGCCATTTTCTTTGTTACCGGAGCAGTTTCAGGAACTGCGTTATCTTTTGAATTGGGCTTATTATGGCCCGAATTTATGGAACATGCCGGACCTATAATTGGAATGCCGTTTTCGCTCGAAGGAGCTGCATTTTTTGTGGAGGCAATTGCACTTGGATTTTACTTATATGGCTGGAATAAAATTCCTCCTAAATTTCATTGGTTTACTGGAATTATAGTTGGAATTGCAGGTGTCGCTTCTGGTATACTTGTAGTTTCCGCAAATGGATGGATGAATGCTCCTTCTGGGTTTGATTATGTAGATGGAAAATTCCTAAACATTGATCCGGTAAAAGCTTTATTAAATCCTGCTTGGTTTACTCAAGCTTTACATATGGTTTTAGCTGCCTTTACCGCAACAGGATTTGCCGTTGCAGGAATTCATGCTTTTCAAATACTTAGAAATAAACAAAAAGAATTGCATCAAAAGGCATTTAAAATTGCGATAACCTTTGGAGCAATTGCTGCAATTTTACAACCTATTAGTGGTGATATTTCTGCGAAAGATGTTGCTCAACGCCAACCCGTAAAATTAGCCGCTATGGAAGCTCATTATGAAACTTCTAAAGGTGTTCCTTTATATATTGGAGGAATTGTAGATCAAGAAAAGAAAGAAGTTAAATACAAAATAGAAATTCCAAATGCACTTTCATTTTTAGCTTTTGGTGATTTTAATGCAGAAGTAAAAGGGTTAAATGATTTTCCAGAAGATGAAATTCCGAATGTAGCTATTGTTCACTATGCCTTTCAAATTATGGTAGGAATTGGTGGATTATTAATGCTTGCTGGTATTTTCTTTTTCTTCTCAAACTGGAAAAAGAAACATTGGTTTGATAAGAAATTCTTTTGGAAAGTATTTGCGTTTTTAGCACCTGCTGGTTTTATAGCTTTAGAAGCAGGCTGGATTGTTACAGAAGTTGGACGACAACCCTGGATTATTCACAAAATAATGAGAACCAAAGATGCTGTTACACCTATGCCAGGAATAGTATACAGTTTTTATCTATATGTTGTATTATATACTATTCTAACAATTACTGTTACTTGGTTACTACGTCGACAAATTAAATCGTTAAACTCAACTCCAATTTCTAGCTTATGA
- a CDS encoding Tex family protein: MQLISYISSKTSYAQKSIQNTVELLNEDCTIPFIARYRKERTGNLDEVEIGEIVALKEAFETLEKRKKAILKALEEQEVLNSELQSKVENAQDLTTLEDIYLPYKKKRKTKAETARNNGLEPLAKIIMSQKSDDLDYIASKYVNDKVENEDKALEGARHIIAEWINERTDIRNLIRRELERFSTIVTKVVKTKKDDENAQKFKDYFDWSENLSRIPSHRLLAILRGEKEGIIRVKVEIDDDRVLEKVDRKLIRSNNECGAEIQLAIDDSYKRLLLPSLTTEAMNVAKEKADESAITVFKNNLEQLLLGAPLGEKRILAIDPGYRTGCKVVCLSEQGELLHNTAIYPNAPQNKTTESAYTIEHLIKKYNIEAISIGNGTASRETERFVKNIALTKNLEIFVVNEAGASIYSASKIARDEFPNEDVTVRGAVSIGRRLADPLAELVKIDPKSIGVGQYQHDVDQNQLKKSLDTVVQHCVNKVGVNINTASASLLSYVSGIGPKLAENIVNHRNQNGVFKTRNDIKKVARLGGKAFEQSAGFLRIKQGANPLDDSSVHPESYSLVKNIAKDLRLKTEDLIGNTKQLKEIQLNKYVTSDFGLPTLKDIVKELEKPGLDPREKAKAFSFSEEVKTIDDLKMGMVLPGIVNNITNFGCFVDIGIKESGLVHISNLSDTFVEDINKIVRLQQQVQVKVLEIDLARKRIQLSMKN; the protein is encoded by the coding sequence ATGCAGCTAATTTCATATATATCCTCAAAAACTTCTTACGCTCAAAAAAGTATTCAAAATACGGTTGAATTGTTGAATGAAGATTGTACAATTCCGTTTATTGCTCGTTATCGTAAGGAACGAACTGGAAATTTAGATGAAGTTGAAATTGGAGAAATTGTAGCATTAAAAGAAGCTTTTGAAACATTAGAGAAAAGAAAGAAAGCTATTCTTAAAGCGTTAGAAGAACAAGAAGTACTTAATTCAGAATTACAATCAAAAGTTGAAAATGCACAAGATTTAACGACTTTAGAAGATATTTATTTACCGTATAAGAAAAAGCGTAAAACAAAGGCTGAAACTGCGAGAAATAATGGATTAGAACCATTAGCAAAAATCATTATGAGTCAGAAATCTGATGATTTAGATTATATAGCTTCTAAGTATGTAAATGACAAGGTTGAAAATGAAGATAAAGCTCTAGAAGGTGCTAGACATATTATTGCTGAATGGATTAATGAACGAACGGATATCCGTAATTTAATTCGTAGAGAATTAGAACGCTTTTCTACAATTGTTACCAAAGTTGTAAAAACGAAAAAAGATGATGAAAATGCTCAAAAATTCAAAGATTATTTCGATTGGTCTGAAAATTTAAGTAGAATTCCTTCGCATCGTTTATTGGCAATTTTAAGGGGAGAAAAAGAAGGAATTATTCGAGTTAAGGTTGAAATTGACGACGATCGTGTATTAGAAAAAGTAGATCGTAAATTAATTCGAAGTAATAATGAATGTGGCGCTGAAATTCAATTGGCAATTGACGATAGTTACAAACGTTTATTATTACCTTCATTAACTACTGAAGCAATGAATGTTGCTAAAGAAAAGGCCGATGAATCTGCGATTACAGTGTTTAAAAACAATCTTGAACAACTCTTATTAGGAGCTCCATTAGGAGAAAAAAGAATTTTAGCTATTGATCCAGGGTATAGAACAGGTTGTAAAGTGGTTTGTTTGAGTGAACAAGGTGAATTACTGCATAACACCGCAATTTACCCAAACGCTCCTCAAAATAAAACTACAGAGTCAGCTTACACCATTGAACACCTAATTAAAAAATATAATATCGAAGCTATTTCCATTGGAAACGGAACTGCTTCAAGAGAAACAGAGCGATTTGTAAAGAATATTGCTCTCACAAAAAATCTTGAAATCTTTGTAGTAAATGAAGCTGGAGCTTCTATATATTCGGCTTCTAAAATTGCAAGAGACGAATTTCCTAATGAAGATGTAACTGTTCGTGGTGCAGTTTCAATCGGAAGACGTTTAGCAGATCCTTTAGCGGAACTAGTAAAAATAGATCCTAAATCAATTGGTGTTGGTCAATATCAACATGACGTGGATCAAAATCAGCTAAAAAAGTCTTTAGATACCGTAGTTCAACATTGTGTAAATAAAGTTGGTGTAAATATTAATACCGCAAGTGCTTCTTTATTAAGTTATGTTTCTGGAATTGGACCAAAATTAGCGGAAAACATCGTAAATCATAGAAATCAAAATGGTGTCTTTAAAACACGTAACGATATTAAAAAAGTAGCTCGTTTAGGAGGAAAGGCTTTTGAGCAATCTGCGGGATTTTTAAGAATTAAACAAGGTGCAAATCCTTTAGATGATTCAAGCGTGCATCCAGAGAGTTATTCTTTGGTAAAAAACATAGCTAAAGATCTAAGGTTAAAAACAGAAGATTTAATTGGAAACACAAAGCAATTAAAAGAGATTCAACTCAATAAATATGTTACTTCAGATTTTGGTTTGCCTACGCTAAAAGACATTGTAAAAGAATTGGAAAAACCAGGTTTAGATCCACGTGAAAAAGCGAAAGCTTTTTCGTTTAGTGAGGAAGTAAAAACCATCGACGATTTAAAAATGGGAATGGTGCTTCCTGGTATCGTAAATAACATTACAAATTTTGGATGTTTTGTTGATATTGGGATTAAAGAAAGCGGTTTAGTTCACATCTCAAATTTGTCGGATACTTTTGTTGAAGACATCAATAAAATAGTTCGTTTGCAACAACAAGTTCAAGTAAAAGTTTTAGAAATAGATTTAGCTAGAAAACGTATACAATTGAGCATGAAAAATTAA